In Ferribacterium limneticum, a genomic segment contains:
- the aat gene encoding leucyl/phenylalanyl-tRNA--protein transferase, whose amino-acid sequence MIPFLGPLDLFPPVDMAREEMGGLLAVGGGLQPDRILAAYRQGIFPWGTVDGLPLWYSPDPRMVLFPEEFRLTRSLKKTLRAGKFEVRFDTDFAGVMDACATTPRDGQDGTWITPEMKEAYCRLHELGWAHSVESYEGDTLVGGLYGLAIGRMFYGESMFSRRTDASKVAFAHLVRYLVSNQFGMIDCQMHTDHLASLGAREIPRDAFLTRLLTLTAAESARDRWSTDQLDLAW is encoded by the coding sequence ATGATCCCTTTTCTCGGCCCGCTCGACCTTTTTCCGCCGGTCGACATGGCCCGGGAAGAAATGGGCGGCCTGCTTGCCGTCGGTGGCGGCCTGCAGCCCGACCGTATTCTCGCCGCCTACCGGCAGGGCATTTTCCCGTGGGGGACGGTCGATGGCTTGCCGCTGTGGTATTCGCCCGATCCGCGCATGGTGCTTTTTCCCGAAGAATTCCGGCTGACCCGTTCGCTGAAGAAGACGCTGCGCGCCGGCAAATTTGAAGTGCGTTTCGACACTGATTTCGCCGGCGTCATGGATGCCTGCGCGACAACGCCACGCGACGGCCAGGATGGCACCTGGATCACGCCAGAAATGAAGGAAGCCTACTGCCGCCTGCATGAACTCGGCTGGGCGCATTCGGTCGAAAGTTACGAGGGAGACACGCTGGTCGGCGGCCTGTACGGGCTGGCCATCGGTCGCATGTTTTACGGCGAATCGATGTTCTCCCGGCGGACTGACGCATCGAAGGTCGCTTTCGCCCACCTCGTGCGTTATCTTGTGAGCAACCAATTCGGCATGATTGATTGTCAGATGCATACCGACCACCTCGCCTCGCTCGGCGCCCGCGAAATTCCGCGCGACGCCTTTTTGACCCGGCTGTTGACCTTGACCGCAGCCGAATCGGCGCGCGACCGCTGGTCGACTGACCAACTCGACCTCGCGTGGTAA
- a CDS encoding LemA family protein: MRIRLYSILVLIASLLSGCGYNQIQINDEGVNAAWSEVLNQYKRRADLIPNLVSVVQGYAAHEKEVLTRVTEARANVAGMKITPELVNDEAAFAKFQKAQGELSGALSRLLVVAENYPNLKADANFRDLQAQLEGTENRITVARNRYIDTVRVYNISVRTFPNNLTAMAMGYKPKANFTVDDEKAISAPPVIKFDTPAAAK; this comes from the coding sequence ATGCGCATTCGTCTCTACTCCATCCTCGTCCTCATCGCCAGCCTGCTTTCCGGCTGCGGTTACAACCAGATCCAGATCAACGACGAAGGCGTCAACGCCGCCTGGTCCGAGGTGCTCAACCAGTACAAACGCCGGGCCGACCTGATTCCCAACCTCGTTTCCGTCGTCCAGGGCTATGCCGCGCATGAAAAGGAAGTCCTGACCCGCGTCACCGAAGCGCGCGCCAACGTCGCCGGCATGAAGATCACGCCGGAACTGGTCAATGACGAAGCCGCCTTCGCCAAGTTCCAGAAGGCCCAGGGCGAACTCTCCGGCGCCCTCTCCCGCCTGCTGGTAGTCGCCGAGAACTACCCGAACCTCAAGGCCGACGCCAATTTCCGCGACCTTCAGGCCCAGCTCGAAGGCACCGAAAACCGCATCACCGTGGCCCGCAACCGCTACATCGACACGGTGCGCGTCTACAACATTTCGGTCCGTACCTTCCCGAACAACCTGACGGCGATGGCCATGGGCTACAAGCCCAAGGCCAATTTCACGGTCGACGACGAGAAGGCGATTTCCGCCCCGCCGGTCATCAAGTTCGACACCCCGGCCGCCG
- a CDS encoding CapA family protein, with translation MGIALLAALTVQAEPLTLIFAGDVMLDDGPGRLIAKGGDPLAPFAKTLKAADYRIANLETPVARSGQRSAGKPYAFRAHPRVLRVLRGRFDAVTLANNHVGDYGHAALLETLRRLDAAGIGHFGAGKNLIEAHQPLWIERHGLKIAILGYNEFAPRAFEAGTNTPGTAWSEDDHVISDIRAAKAAGADLIIPFMHWGWEYEPAPSPRLQSFARRMIDEGASMVVGSHPHVTQGADVYQGKPIIYSLGNFVFDGFETPEAKRGWLLRLKLDKTGVLEWETLAAKMDGHGTPHPVAGATTPCGKAGDTRVSLCRNP, from the coding sequence GTGGGAATCGCCCTCTTGGCCGCGCTCACCGTCCAGGCCGAGCCGCTGACCCTCATTTTTGCCGGCGACGTCATGCTCGATGACGGCCCCGGCCGGCTCATCGCCAAGGGTGGCGACCCGCTCGCCCCGTTCGCCAAAACCCTCAAGGCCGCCGACTACCGCATTGCCAACCTCGAAACCCCCGTCGCCAGAAGTGGCCAGCGCTCCGCCGGCAAGCCCTACGCCTTCCGCGCCCACCCACGCGTGCTGCGCGTTCTGCGCGGACGCTTCGATGCCGTCACGCTGGCCAACAACCACGTTGGCGACTACGGCCACGCCGCCCTGCTCGAAACCCTGCGCCGCCTCGACGCCGCCGGCATCGGCCACTTCGGTGCCGGCAAAAACCTCATCGAGGCCCACCAGCCGCTGTGGATCGAACGCCACGGCCTCAAGATCGCCATCCTCGGCTACAACGAATTCGCCCCGCGCGCCTTCGAAGCTGGCACCAACACGCCCGGCACGGCGTGGAGCGAGGACGATCACGTCATCAGCGACATCCGCGCCGCCAAGGCCGCCGGCGCCGACCTCATCATTCCCTTCATGCACTGGGGCTGGGAATACGAACCGGCCCCCAGCCCGCGCCTGCAAAGCTTCGCCCGGCGGATGATTGACGAAGGTGCCAGCATGGTCGTCGGCAGCCACCCGCACGTCACCCAGGGTGCCGACGTATATCAGGGCAAGCCCATCATCTACAGCCTCGGCAACTTCGTCTTCGACGGCTTCGAGACCCCGGAAGCCAAGCGCGGCTGGCTGCTCCGCCTCAAGCTCGACAAAACCGGCGTGCTCGAATGGGAAACCCTGGCCGCCAAAATGGACGGCCACGGCACACCGCACCCCGTGGCCGGCGCAACGACACCCTGCGGCAAGGCCGGCGATACGCGGGTTTCGTTGTGCCGGAACCCGTAA
- a CDS encoding MaoC family dehydratase, with amino-acid sequence MDTRFLDDLTPGQRFTSPGLTLTEAEIIDFAWRYDPQPFHLDANAAADSPYGGLIASGFQSLAICFRLFIQSGILAESSLGSPGIDELRWLAPVRPGDTLHSEIEVLEVRPSNSKPDRGIARLKYQAVNQRGEAVLSFIVMHLLRRKPA; translated from the coding sequence ATGGATACCCGTTTTCTCGACGACCTCACCCCCGGCCAGCGCTTCACCTCGCCGGGACTGACACTGACCGAAGCCGAGATCATCGACTTCGCCTGGCGCTACGACCCGCAGCCCTTCCATCTCGACGCCAACGCGGCCGCCGACTCGCCCTACGGCGGGCTGATCGCCAGCGGTTTCCAGAGTCTGGCCATCTGCTTCCGGTTGTTCATCCAGTCCGGCATCCTGGCCGAATCGAGCCTGGGGTCGCCGGGCATCGACGAATTGCGCTGGCTGGCCCCCGTGCGGCCAGGCGATACGCTGCACAGCGAGATCGAAGTACTTGAAGTCCGTCCATCGAACTCGAAGCCGGATCGCGGCATTGCCCGTCTCAAGTATCAGGCGGTGAACCAGCGTGGCGAGGCGGTCCTCAGTTTCATCGTCATGCATCTGCTGCGCCGCAAACCGGCCTGA
- a CDS encoding YbaY family lipoprotein, with amino-acid sequence MNLRPLPALLLALLVPFCAFAGDERIAYTCDNNSRIDISFLADISGRPQATLHFADQAVVLPQVPAASGALYRSGDIRLATKGDDAIFEDGKNNLRRCTRGSVAPVMPQATTQPAAASSFIDIAGRVSYLARIALPANAILKIRIQSGRRTLADQRYELNGAQVPIPFSATVDRDLMGKKASATVSARIEAGGKLLFVSAKPTPATKNGQPVPVNIMLKPATRATSR; translated from the coding sequence ATGAACCTCCGCCCCCTGCCGGCGCTACTGCTGGCATTGCTCGTCCCTTTTTGCGCCTTCGCCGGCGACGAACGCATCGCCTACACCTGCGACAACAACAGCCGCATCGACATTTCATTTTTGGCCGATATTTCCGGTCGACCGCAGGCGACGCTGCATTTCGCCGACCAAGCCGTCGTTTTGCCGCAAGTCCCGGCCGCCTCCGGCGCGCTCTATCGCAGCGGCGACATCCGCCTGGCGACCAAGGGCGACGACGCCATTTTCGAAGACGGCAAGAACAACCTGCGCCGCTGTACGCGGGGCAGTGTGGCGCCTGTCATGCCGCAGGCCACAACGCAGCCAGCGGCGGCCAGCAGCTTCATCGACATCGCCGGCCGCGTCAGCTACCTCGCCCGCATTGCCCTGCCGGCCAACGCCATCCTCAAGATCCGCATCCAGTCCGGCCGGCGCACGCTGGCCGATCAGCGCTACGAACTCAACGGCGCCCAGGTTCCGATTCCCTTCAGCGCCACGGTCGACCGCGACCTCATGGGCAAGAAGGCCAGCGCCACGGTCAGCGCCCGGATCGAAGCTGGCGGCAAACTGCTTTTTGTCAGCGCCAAACCGACGCCGGCAACGAAAAACGGTCAGCCGGTGCCGGTTAACATCATGCTCAAACCGGCCACGCGTGCGACATCCCGCTAG
- a CDS encoding arginyltransferase codes for MAQPDDAELPFSLLQYYATSPYPCSYLADREARSQVATPAHLIDSEIYSALVRAGFRRSGVFTYRPHCDHCQACVPVRLPVAELQPNRSQRRALKQHANLRARELHLLYYDEHYALYNRYQQARHPGGGMDEDSHDQYAQFLLQSRVDTRLIEFTEDGVVRMVSLIDVLDDGLSSVYTFYDPDIPNASFGTYNILWQAAQCNALGLPYLYLGYWIAESRKMAYKSAFQPIEGLIDGRWIPLPKPENP; via the coding sequence ATGGCCCAGCCTGACGACGCCGAACTGCCCTTCTCGCTCCTCCAGTACTACGCCACCTCGCCCTATCCGTGCAGTTACCTGGCCGACCGCGAGGCGCGTTCGCAGGTAGCGACGCCGGCCCACCTGATCGACAGCGAAATTTACAGCGCGCTGGTCCGGGCCGGTTTCCGGCGCAGCGGGGTGTTTACCTACCGGCCGCATTGCGACCACTGCCAGGCCTGCGTGCCGGTGCGCCTGCCGGTCGCCGAGTTGCAGCCCAACCGCAGCCAGCGCCGAGCCCTGAAACAGCACGCCAACCTGCGTGCCCGCGAGTTGCACCTGCTTTATTACGACGAACATTACGCCCTCTACAACCGCTACCAGCAGGCCCGCCACCCGGGCGGCGGCATGGACGAGGACAGCCACGACCAGTACGCCCAGTTTCTCCTGCAAAGCCGGGTCGATACGCGGCTGATCGAGTTCACGGAAGACGGCGTCGTGCGCATGGTGAGCCTCATCGACGTGCTCGACGACGGCCTGTCGTCGGTCTATACGTTTTACGATCCGGACATCCCGAACGCCAGTTTCGGCACCTACAACATCCTCTGGCAGGCCGCCCAGTGCAATGCCCTCGGCCTGCCCTACCTGTACCTCGGCTACTGGATTGCCGAAAGCCGCAAAATGGCCTACAAATCGGCCTTCCAGCCCATCGAAGGTCTGATCGACGGGCGCTGGATTCCCCTCCCCAAACCGGAAAACCCATGA